One segment of Sandaracinaceae bacterium DNA contains the following:
- a CDS encoding PilC/PilY family type IV pilus protein, which yields MNKALLFALAGLLAGLLVGPLASSRASAQDVSDPDIRNVRPVVMLLVDTSGSMERMSGGSDARLPMCAGSPAGRNERNRWSQMVEALTGTWSDADYYCDAVPRNTASFSGAPDYNYYLPYHRPPLLTPQNTDGILDVYRDRIKFGLMTFDATYTFSDSHPLLVPRTTFMSRIVDNGFARGGYSYGNPQPLTYPGCRTTFMVDSGARNDRAPAGRLISVGTDATDPALINQMIQTQLRDVRPFGGTPTASLLDDFRYYVDNHPDVTAADPFSACRPRFALLLTDGQPDEDFRDSRFNCAASGGCPYDLSREIASDLCRYSSSSGECTGDVDGVFVVAFDVSDPAALAELDDVADMGGTGAALRASNRAELVRRIADVLDRAAPGNTTRSTPAFVTGGSTFSGSGVPAQYQFNAGFRVGDSDTPWTGVLERTAFVCNASLSPEPEPPASRVRFDEELNTRATPRRLLTVVTPDPSDINGNLVGTDASAVPLGATSLAGTVRDQTLRDFDASIAPEYFGIATGSPSSRRTRRDQIVSWIHGTTDDRRDARMGDIYHSSPVAVGPPRVDIADESYNLFRRREEVANRPTVVYVGTNDGILHAFVAEDFTDPSTGTFYPAGFELWGFVPPILLDQLESATTSHQVMLDGTPVIKDIFYQRQPSDAPNGDIYHTVLVMGFRAGAPGYFAMDITDPTDPQFLWQFVGEPESRGRGRSTTPMGLSYGTPAIGQVLVDVGGTLQERAVALLPGGAGSVDEDRARTSGPVGCPAQGVGTPPVTRGTTNARSRQRCWTNTGRILTWVDMVTGEIIQSFDERTFNAPLTGGVALFPGDVGTTAERAVLTDADGVMWTVDFSARRPADWEVRAFHDVFWDEPATVGQPAYYPPIISTDQEGNLVVIQSTGDIDRLDGPLLNRVVSLTETRTFSASGDPTYETSLNWEIRLRPGEQVTGPLELFESSVYFASFETGVTAADACELGQSRIWAVDFLNDGGRPPTGYLDPTSRFPEPRFESTPGTGVFDEHFRGPFEDRLVLGVGVTQRPTCVQGAEEFDPYIGTRYRVNNVGGGTFQLTAQVSGGPASPGEGAISTVTEQLRAPQSFTVVSGFAGQVEN from the coding sequence ATGAACAAGGCGCTGCTTTTTGCGCTCGCGGGGCTGCTCGCCGGCCTACTCGTGGGGCCGCTCGCGTCGAGCCGCGCGTCCGCCCAGGACGTCAGCGATCCGGACATCCGGAACGTGCGTCCGGTGGTGATGCTCCTCGTGGACACCTCCGGCTCGATGGAGCGCATGTCGGGCGGCAGCGACGCGCGCCTGCCCATGTGCGCAGGCTCTCCGGCGGGGCGCAACGAGCGCAACCGCTGGTCGCAGATGGTGGAGGCGCTGACCGGCACGTGGTCCGACGCCGACTACTACTGCGACGCGGTCCCGCGCAACACGGCCTCCTTCTCGGGCGCGCCCGACTACAACTACTACCTGCCGTACCACCGCCCCCCGCTGCTCACCCCGCAGAACACGGACGGCATCCTCGACGTCTACCGCGACCGCATCAAGTTCGGCCTGATGACGTTCGACGCGACGTACACGTTCAGCGACTCGCACCCGCTGCTCGTGCCGCGGACGACCTTCATGTCCCGCATCGTCGACAACGGCTTCGCGCGCGGCGGCTACTCCTACGGCAACCCGCAGCCGCTGACCTACCCGGGCTGCCGCACCACGTTCATGGTCGACAGCGGCGCGCGCAACGACCGGGCGCCCGCGGGTCGGCTGATCTCGGTGGGGACCGACGCGACCGATCCGGCCCTCATCAACCAGATGATCCAGACGCAGCTGCGCGACGTCCGGCCCTTCGGCGGGACGCCGACCGCGTCGCTGCTCGACGACTTCCGCTACTACGTGGACAACCACCCGGACGTCACGGCGGCCGACCCGTTCTCCGCCTGCCGCCCGCGCTTCGCGCTGCTGCTGACGGACGGTCAGCCCGACGAGGACTTCCGCGACAGCCGCTTCAACTGCGCGGCCAGCGGGGGCTGCCCGTACGATCTCTCGCGCGAGATCGCGAGCGACCTCTGCCGCTACTCGAGCTCGTCCGGGGAGTGCACGGGCGACGTGGACGGCGTCTTCGTGGTCGCGTTCGACGTGAGCGACCCGGCGGCGCTGGCGGAGCTCGACGACGTCGCCGACATGGGCGGCACGGGCGCCGCGCTGCGCGCGTCCAACCGCGCGGAGCTGGTCCGGCGCATCGCCGACGTGCTCGACCGCGCGGCCCCGGGCAACACCACGCGCAGCACGCCGGCGTTCGTCACCGGGGGCAGCACGTTCTCCGGCTCGGGCGTCCCGGCGCAGTACCAGTTCAACGCGGGCTTCCGGGTCGGCGACTCGGACACGCCCTGGACGGGCGTGCTCGAGCGGACGGCGTTCGTGTGCAACGCGAGCCTGTCGCCGGAGCCGGAGCCGCCCGCGTCCCGCGTGCGCTTCGACGAGGAGCTGAACACCCGCGCGACGCCGCGCCGGCTGCTCACGGTGGTGACGCCCGATCCCAGCGACATCAACGGCAACCTCGTCGGCACCGACGCCAGCGCGGTGCCGCTCGGCGCGACCTCCCTCGCCGGCACGGTGCGTGACCAGACCCTGCGCGACTTCGACGCCAGCATCGCGCCCGAGTACTTCGGGATCGCGACGGGCTCGCCGAGCTCGCGCCGCACGCGCCGCGACCAGATCGTCAGCTGGATCCACGGCACGACGGACGACCGCCGGGACGCGCGCATGGGCGACATCTACCACTCCTCGCCGGTGGCGGTGGGCCCGCCCCGCGTCGACATCGCGGACGAGTCCTACAACCTGTTCCGCCGCCGTGAAGAGGTCGCGAACCGCCCGACCGTCGTGTACGTCGGCACCAACGACGGCATCCTCCACGCCTTCGTCGCGGAGGACTTCACCGACCCGTCGACCGGCACCTTCTACCCCGCGGGCTTCGAGCTCTGGGGCTTCGTGCCGCCCATCCTCCTCGACCAGCTCGAGTCGGCGACGACGTCGCACCAGGTGATGCTCGACGGCACGCCGGTCATCAAGGACATCTTCTACCAGCGTCAGCCGAGCGACGCGCCGAACGGCGACATCTACCACACGGTCCTCGTGATGGGCTTCCGCGCCGGCGCGCCGGGCTACTTCGCGATGGACATCACCGACCCGACGGATCCGCAGTTCCTGTGGCAGTTCGTCGGCGAGCCGGAGTCGCGCGGCCGAGGCCGATCGACCACGCCGATGGGGCTCTCCTACGGCACGCCGGCCATCGGGCAGGTGCTCGTGGACGTCGGCGGCACGCTCCAGGAGCGCGCGGTGGCGCTCTTGCCGGGAGGCGCCGGCTCGGTGGACGAGGATCGCGCGCGGACCTCCGGTCCGGTCGGTTGCCCGGCCCAGGGCGTCGGCACGCCGCCCGTGACGCGCGGCACGACCAACGCGCGCTCGCGTCAGCGCTGCTGGACGAACACGGGCCGGATCCTCACGTGGGTCGACATGGTGACCGGCGAGATCATCCAGAGCTTCGACGAGCGCACGTTCAACGCGCCGCTCACCGGTGGCGTGGCGCTCTTCCCGGGCGACGTCGGCACGACGGCGGAGCGCGCGGTGCTCACCGACGCGGACGGCGTGATGTGGACGGTCGACTTCAGCGCGCGGCGGCCGGCGGACTGGGAGGTCCGGGCGTTCCACGACGTGTTCTGGGACGAGCCGGCGACGGTGGGCCAGCCGGCCTACTACCCGCCGATCATCTCGACCGATCAGGAGGGCAACCTCGTGGTCATCCAGTCGACGGGTGACATCGACCGGCTCGACGGACCGCTGCTCAACCGCGTGGTGTCGCTCACCGAGACGCGCACGTTCTCGGCCAGCGGCGACCCGACCTACGAGACGAGCCTGAACTGGGAGATCCGGCTGCGTCCGGGCGAGCAGGTCACGGGGCCGCTCGAACTGTTCGAGAGCAGCGTCTACTTCGCGAGCTTCGAGACGGGGGTCACGGCGGCCGACGCGTGCGAGCTCGGACAGAGCCGGATCTGGGCCGTGGACTTCCTGAACGACGGCGGCCGACCGCCGACGGGCTACCTCGACCCGACGAGCCGCTTCCCGGAGCCGCGCTTCGAGAGCACGCCGGGCACCGGGGTGTTCGACGAGCACTTCCGCGGCCCGTTCGAGGACCGCCTCGTGCTCGGCGTGGGCGTGACGCAGCGCCCGACCTGCGTGCAGGGCGCGGAGGAGTTCGACCCCTACATCGGCACCCGCTACCGCGTGAACAACGTCGGCGGCGGCACCTTCCAGCTCACCGCGCAGGTGAGCGGCGGGCCGGCGAGCCCGGGCGAGGGCGCCATCAGCACGGTCACCGAGCAGCTGCGCGCGCCGCAGTCCTTCACGGTGGTCAGCGGTTTCGCGGGCCAGGTCGAGAACTGA
- a CDS encoding HEAT repeat domain-containing protein, which translates to MVTLDKRDAYRKASRALQAGKPGEALQFLWSLVDRSHVIDEELASYLRMMADAYLQLNRSRAAATIALFLGQVADAQRLSSGQPLDLARCAQHAGDHDRAARHFEEAGWLGHAAIQLEDAGNFRSARVLWEQLADDARLRDHPYTQGLVRFNLAMACAKLSDKAASRRHVIQSMHLLEAAADGFETQGMRERAFDCYQIIMTIGKRGSFENLAEGYLNCIRILREDNLKYYVLQYYEDFQELALERGELHAAATLFREAADYARRQSMPYARHYQKRSADTHVRAAQRALAEGGTAELAENAYAAAIDAFNELGLYSHVRDIYGRLAELPLSDKRKARYRRLQHRLSEMRDDHTAMASFPDYLRMDTAYPEIWRLDVIEWEQDGDPAETMAEVVHDTKWPDFTRRRALLCRLAQLGSGEPHPSEQTLEYLAAYLGRVEIYAALAPLEHMYRHESPSVRAAVMKAVRQLFFKRSFILVIQGLADDDKAVRREALAAVSALHFGHAFDPLSRIYREASDPEVRRAALASIGKIPSVEAAELLIDVLRHGDRTERDLARELLVRADHSEVVPLLQRAAAAESGAARAEFDKVLRMRGAL; encoded by the coding sequence ATGGTCACGCTCGACAAGCGCGACGCATACCGCAAGGCGTCCCGCGCGCTCCAGGCCGGCAAGCCCGGCGAGGCGCTGCAGTTCCTGTGGTCCCTGGTCGACCGCAGCCACGTCATCGACGAGGAGCTCGCGAGCTACCTGCGCATGATGGCGGACGCCTACCTCCAGCTGAACCGCTCGCGCGCCGCCGCCACCATCGCGCTCTTCCTCGGCCAGGTCGCCGACGCGCAGCGCCTCTCCAGCGGCCAGCCCCTCGACCTCGCGCGCTGCGCCCAGCACGCCGGCGACCACGACCGCGCCGCGCGTCACTTCGAGGAGGCCGGCTGGCTCGGGCACGCGGCCATCCAGCTCGAGGACGCCGGCAACTTCCGCTCCGCCCGCGTGCTCTGGGAGCAGCTCGCCGACGACGCGCGCCTGCGGGACCACCCCTACACGCAAGGTCTCGTGCGATTCAACCTCGCGATGGCCTGCGCCAAGCTCTCCGACAAGGCCGCCTCGAGGCGCCACGTCATCCAATCGATGCACCTGCTCGAGGCCGCGGCGGACGGCTTCGAGACCCAGGGCATGCGAGAGCGCGCCTTCGACTGCTACCAGATCATCATGACCATCGGGAAGCGAGGCTCGTTCGAGAACCTCGCCGAGGGCTACCTGAACTGCATCCGCATCCTGCGCGAGGACAACCTCAAGTATTACGTCTTGCAATACTACGAGGACTTCCAGGAGCTCGCGCTCGAACGCGGAGAGCTGCACGCCGCGGCCACCCTGTTCCGCGAGGCGGCCGACTACGCGCGCCGCCAGAGCATGCCCTACGCGCGCCACTACCAGAAGCGCAGCGCCGACACGCACGTCCGCGCCGCCCAGCGCGCGCTCGCCGAGGGCGGCACGGCGGAGCTGGCCGAGAACGCCTACGCGGCCGCCATCGACGCCTTCAACGAGCTAGGCCTCTACTCGCATGTCCGTGACATCTACGGCCGCCTCGCCGAGCTGCCCCTGTCCGACAAGCGCAAGGCACGCTACCGACGCCTCCAGCATCGCCTCTCCGAGATGCGCGACGACCACACCGCGATGGCGAGCTTCCCCGACTACCTGCGCATGGACACGGCCTACCCCGAGATCTGGCGCCTCGACGTGATCGAGTGGGAGCAGGACGGCGACCCGGCCGAGACGATGGCCGAGGTGGTGCACGACACGAAGTGGCCCGACTTCACGCGGCGACGCGCGCTCCTCTGCCGCCTCGCCCAGCTCGGCAGCGGCGAGCCGCACCCCTCCGAACAGACCCTCGAGTACCTCGCCGCCTACCTCGGGCGCGTGGAGATCTACGCGGCCCTCGCGCCCCTCGAGCACATGTACCGGCACGAGTCGCCGAGCGTGCGCGCCGCGGTCATGAAGGCGGTCCGGCAGCTCTTCTTCAAGCGCTCCTTCATCCTGGTCATCCAGGGCCTCGCCGACGACGACAAGGCGGTGCGGCGCGAGGCGCTCGCCGCGGTCAGCGCGCTCCACTTCGGGCATGCGTTCGATCCGCTCAGCCGGATCTACCGCGAGGCGAGCGACCCCGAGGTGCGTCGCGCCGCGCTCGCCAGCATCGGCAAGATCCCCAGCGTCGAGGCGGCGGAGCTGCTCATCGACGTCCTGCGCCACGGCGACCGCACCGAGCGCGACCTCGCGCGAGAGCTCCTCGTGCGCGCCGACCACAGCGAGGTCGTCCCGCTCCTGCAGCGCGCGGCCGCCGCCGAGTCCGGCGCCGCGAGGGCCGAGTTCGACAAGGTCCTCCGCATGCGCGGCGCGCTATAG
- a CDS encoding AAA family ATPase, which translates to MTAPASATIPRLQQVARTLESTFLGKSEAVRLMLVAAIAGEHMVLIGPPGTAKSALIRLFAKLVDATYFEYLLTRFTEPNEIFGPIDIQAFRTGNYQRRMDGMLPQSEIVFLDEVFKANSAILNSLLSVLNERVYTVGGTVHKTPLISAFGASNEVPNDEDLMAVFDRFLLRVRSENLDSYHFQDLLQRGLTHEVNKLSGTYDRMEPLLTAQSLHDLQVVFAQRMRNFPEDFLSTYKGLVFQIRAEGVSMSDRRAIKLLKLFAASAMLDGRAAPDASDFFILRHIWNNLDQAEILDGIVGPVLEAHYRDHPEARRFGAADVGMDALIAEINRIRELLTGDRPLSDIQLFSQLKALNEIKAALQAIGTQPAQEAIARVDQLLGHVFQSGKFSQ; encoded by the coding sequence GTGACCGCCCCTGCTTCGGCTACCATCCCGCGCCTCCAACAGGTCGCGCGCACCCTCGAGTCCACCTTCCTCGGAAAGAGCGAGGCGGTGCGGCTCATGCTCGTCGCGGCCATCGCGGGCGAGCACATGGTGCTCATCGGACCGCCCGGCACGGCCAAGAGCGCGCTCATCCGCCTCTTCGCGAAGCTCGTCGACGCGACGTACTTCGAGTACCTGCTCACGCGCTTCACCGAGCCGAACGAGATCTTCGGCCCGATCGACATCCAGGCCTTCCGCACGGGCAACTACCAGCGCCGCATGGACGGCATGCTGCCGCAGTCCGAGATCGTCTTCCTGGACGAGGTCTTCAAGGCGAACAGCGCCATCCTGAACTCGCTCCTGAGCGTGCTGAACGAGCGCGTCTACACGGTCGGCGGCACGGTGCACAAGACCCCGCTCATCAGCGCGTTCGGCGCCTCCAACGAGGTCCCCAACGACGAAGACCTGATGGCGGTGTTCGACCGCTTCCTGCTGCGGGTGCGGAGCGAGAACCTGGACAGCTACCACTTCCAGGACCTGCTCCAGCGCGGCCTGACCCACGAGGTCAACAAGCTCAGCGGCACCTACGATCGCATGGAGCCGCTCTTGACCGCGCAGTCGCTGCACGACCTCCAGGTCGTCTTCGCCCAGCGCATGCGGAACTTCCCGGAGGACTTCCTCAGCACCTACAAGGGCCTGGTCTTCCAGATCCGCGCCGAGGGCGTCTCCATGTCCGACCGTCGGGCGATCAAGCTGCTCAAGCTCTTCGCGGCGAGCGCCATGCTCGACGGCCGCGCCGCCCCGGACGCGAGCGACTTCTTCATCCTCCGCCACATCTGGAACAACCTCGACCAGGCGGAGATCCTCGACGGCATCGTCGGCCCGGTCCTCGAGGCGCACTACCGGGACCACCCCGAGGCGCGACGCTTCGGCGCCGCCGACGTCGGCATGGACGCGCTCATCGCGGAGATCAACCGCATCCGCGAGCTGCTGACTGGAGATCGCCCCCTGAGCGACATCCAGCTCTTCAGCCAGCTCAAGGCCCTGAACGAGATCAAGGCCGCCCTCCAGGCCATCGGCACCCAGCCCGCCCAGGAGGCCATCGCCCGCGTCGACCAGCTCCTCGGCCACGTCTTCCAGTCCGGCAAGTTCTCCCAGTGA
- a CDS encoding nuclear transport factor 2 family protein produces the protein MSAKEIGQDLVKLCREGKNLECIEKYYAQDVESVEAMAPPGGDRVTKGIEGVKGKNQWWMENHEVHSASVEGPYPHGKDRFAVRFDFDVTFKPEKKRTKMDEIAVFHVKDGKIVREEFFYDM, from the coding sequence ATGAGCGCCAAGGAGATCGGACAGGACCTCGTGAAGCTTTGCCGCGAGGGCAAGAACCTCGAGTGCATCGAGAAGTACTACGCCCAGGACGTCGAGAGCGTGGAGGCGATGGCGCCCCCGGGCGGCGACCGCGTCACGAAGGGCATCGAGGGGGTCAAGGGCAAGAACCAGTGGTGGATGGAGAACCACGAGGTCCACTCCGCGAGCGTGGAGGGGCCGTACCCGCACGGGAAAGATCGCTTCGCGGTGCGCTTCGACTTCGACGTCACGTTCAAGCCGGAGAAGAAGCGGACCAAGATGGACGAGATCGCGGTCTTCCACGTGAAGGACGGGAAGATCGTCCGGGAAGAGTTCTTCTACGACATGTGA